A section of the Malus sylvestris chromosome 17, drMalSylv7.2, whole genome shotgun sequence genome encodes:
- the LOC126612631 gene encoding transmembrane 9 superfamily member 7-like, whose product MGRRISAPTTTTRTTLIFTVLLLISSSHCFYLPGVAPRDFHIGDELSIKVNKLSSTKTQLPYDFYFLRYCTPPQIVNSAENLGEVLRGDRIENSVYMFKMREEQSCVVACRVNLDAESAKNFKEKIEDKYRVQMILDNLPVAVLRQRRDGSPSTTYEHGFSVGFKGNYAGNKEEKYFINNHLSFRVMYHKDPETDSARIVGFEVTPNSINHEYKEWNGNNTQLATCNKDTKNLPPGSSVPQEVDKDKEVVFTYDVSFKESEIKWASRWDTYLLMNDDQIHWFSIINSLMIVLFLSGMVAMIMMRTLYRDIANYNQLDSQDEAQEETGWKLVNGDVFRPPINSNLLCVYVGTGVQIFAMTLVTMIFALLGFLSPSNRGGLMTAMVLLWVFMGLFAGYSSARLYKMFKGTEWKRNTLKTAFMFPGILFAVFFVLNALIWGEKSSGAVPFGTMIALVCLWFGISVPLVFVGSYLGFKKPPVEDPVKTNKIPRQVPEQAWYMKPVFSILIGGILPFGAVFIELFFILTSIWLNQFYYIFGFLFIVFVILLITCAEITIVLCYFQLCSEDYHWWWRSYLTAGSSALYLLLYSGFYFFTKLEITKFVSGVLYFGYMLIVSYAFFVLTGTIGFYACFWFVRKIYSSVKID is encoded by the exons atgggTAGGAGGATCTCCGCCCCTACAACCACCACCAGAACTACCCTTATCTTTACCGTGCTCCTCCTCATCTCCTCGTCCCACTGCTTCTACCTCCCGGGCGTCGCTCCTCGCGATTTCCACATT GGAGATGAACTTTCTATCAAAGTGAACAAATTGTCATCTACAAAGACGCAACTCCCATATGACTTTTACTTCTTAAGATATTGTACTCCCCCACAGATTGTAAACAGTGCAGAAAATCTGGGGGAGGTTCTCCGCGGTGATCGCATCGAGAATTCTGTATACATG TTCAAAATGAGGGAGGAGCAGTCCTGTGTGGTAGCTTGTCGAGTAAACCTTGACGCTGAATCTGCAAAAAACTTCAAGGAAAAAATTGAAGATAAGTATCGAGTACAAAT GATTTTGGATAACCTTCCAGTTGCTGTTCTCAGACAAAGGCGGGATGGAAGTCCCTCAACAACTTATGAACATGGATTCAGTGTTGGATTCAAAGGAAATTATGCTGGG AATAAAGAGGAGAAATATTTTATTAACAACCACTTGAGTTTCCGAGTTATGTATCACAAAGATCCTGAGACTGATTCTGCTCGAATTGTTGGATTTGAGGTTACTCCAAACAG TATCAATCACGAATATAAGGAGTGGAATGGTAACAATACTCAGTTGGCAACATGCAATAAAGACACGAAAAATCTACCACCGGGAAGCAGTGTTCCACAAGAAGTTGACAAAGATAAGGAGGTTGTGTTTACATATGATGTCTCCTTTAAG GAAAGTGAGATCAAGTGGGCATCTCGTTGGGACACATACCTCCTCATGAATGACGATCAGATCCACTGGTTTTcaattataaattcattgatgATTGTCCTCTTTTTATCTGGTATGGTGGCTATGATCATGATGAGAACTCTATACAGAGACATTGCCAACTATAATCAGCTGGACAGTCAAGATGAGGCTCAAGAAGAAACTGGATGGAAACTTGTAAATGGAGATGTTTTTAGGCCACCAATCAATTCCAATTTACTGTGCGTCTACGTTGGGACAGGGGTTCAGATCTTTGCAATGACACTCGTAACCATGATATTTGCATTGTTGGGTTTCTTGTCTCCTTCCAACAGAGGGGGTCTCATGACTGCCATGGTTCTTTTGTGGGTTTTCATGGGCTTATTTGCTGGTTACTCCTCTGCACGATTGTACAAAATGTTCAAGGGTACAGAGTGGAAGAGGAATACTTTAAAGACTGCCTTCATGTTTCCAGGAATTCTTTTTGCCGTCTTCTTTGTGCTGAATGCTCTAATTTGGGGGGAGAAGTCTTCTGGGGCTGTGCCTTTTGGGACAATGATTGCTTTGGTTTGCTTATGGTTTGGAATATCAGTGCCCTTGGTCTTTGTGGGTAGTTATTTGGGGTTCAAAAAACCACCTGTTGAAGACCCTGTAAAGACCAACAAAATTCCTCGGCAGGTGCCAGAGCAGGCATGGTATATGAAACCAGTATTCTCTATCCTTATTGGAGGCATTCTTCCATTTGGAGCGGTTTTCATCGAGCTGTTCTTTATCTTAACATCAATTTGGCTGAACCAGTTCTATTACATATTTGGCTTCCTTTTCATCGTGTTTGTTATCCTTCTGATCACTTGTGCGGAGATAACAATCGTGCTATGCTACTTCCAGTTATGCAGTGAAGACTACCACTGGTGGTGGAGATCTTACCTGACCGCTGGCTCATCTGCTCTTTACCTTCTACTCTACTCTGGTTTCTACTTCTTTACCAAGTTGGAGATTACAAAGTTTGTTTCGGGCGTCCTTTACTTTGGGTACATGTTAATTGTTTCATATGCCTTTTTCGTCCTGACTGGAACCATTGGTTTCTACGCGTGTTTCTGGTTCGTACGAAAGATCTACTCCTCTGTGAAGATTGACTGA
- the LOC126612630 gene encoding protein ROOT HAIR DEFECTIVE 3-like isoform X2, whose protein sequence is MAKSEECCSTQLIDGDGTFNVSGIDRFIKEAKLPECGLSYAVVSIMGPQSSGKSTLLNHLFATNFREMDAFRGRSQTTKGIWAAKCAGIEPCTLVMDLEGTDGRERGEDDTAFEKQSALFALAVSDIVLINMWCHDIGREQAANKPLLKTVFQVMMRLFSPRKTTLMFVIRDKTRTPLENLEPVLREDIQKIWDSVPKPEAHRETPLSEFFNVEVVALSSYEEKEEQFKEQVASLRQRFYHSIAPGGLAGDRRGVVPASGFSFSAQQIWKVIKENKDLDLPAHKVMVATVRCEEIANEKYAAFAGNEEWNELDKAVQSGPISGFGKKLNSILDTCLSEYDAEATYFDEGVRTGKRKQLEEKLLQLVQPAFQALLGIIRSGTLDKFKEAFDKALSGGEGFSAAAHNCSESFMARFDKGCSDAAITLANWDTSKVRDKLKRDIEAHIASVHAAKLSELTSLYEGKLKDALSAPAEALLDGANSETWPSIRKIFRHETESAVSGLSSALSGFDMDEQAKGQILANLEAYARGVVEAKTKEEAGRVLIRMKDRFTTLFSHDSDSMPRVWTGKEDIRAITKTARSASLKLLSVMAAIRLDDDDVDNIENTLSLALVDSTNAAVKDRSITAADPLASSTWQEISASKTLITPVQCKSLWRQFKAETEYSVSQAISAQEANKRNNNWLPPPWAIVALIILGFNEFMTLLSFLGFYACRPSWFQLS, encoded by the exons ATGG CAAAAAGTGAGGAGTGCTGTTCTACTCAGCTTATCGATGGGGATGGTACATTCAATGTCAGCGGAATTGACCGGTTTATCAAGGAGGCAAAATTGCCTGAATGCGGGCTTTCTTATGCGGTTGTCTCCATTATGGGCCCACAAAGTAGTG GAAAGAGCACATTGTTAAATCATTTATTTGCTACCAACTTTCGCGAGATGGATGCTTTTAGAGGAAG gTCACAAACAACTAAAGGTATTTGGGCTGCAAAATGCGCTGGCATTGAGCCTTGCACTCTTGTAATGGATTTAGAGGGTACCGATGGAAGAGAACGAGGAGAG GATGATACTGCATTCGAGAAGCAGAGTGCCCTCTTTGCTCTTGCTGTTTCAGATATAGTGCTCATAAACAT GTGGTGCCATGATATTGGCCGTGAGCAAGCTGCAAACAAGCCTCTCCTGAAGACTGTGTTCCAA GTGATGATGCGATTATTTAGTCCACGTAAAACAACTCTGATGTTTGTCATCCGTGATAAAACAAGG ACACCATTGGAAAATTTAGAACCTGTTCTTAGAGAAGACATTCAGAAG ATATGGGACTCTGTTCCTAAGCCTGAAGCCCACAGGGAAACTCCACTAAGTGAATTTTTTAAT GTTGAGGTTGTTGCTCTTTCAAgttatgaagaaaaagaagagcaaTTTAAGGAGCAG GTTGCTAGCTTGAGACAGAGATTTTATCATTCTATTGCACCCGGTGGTCTTGCTGGAGACCGACGGGGGGTAGTTCCTGCGTCAGGGTTTTCGTTTAGTGCACAACAGATATGGAAAGTcatcaaagaaaacaaagatCTTGATCTTCCAGCCCACAAG GTCATGGTGGCTACTGTACGTTGTGAAGAAATTGCAAATGAGAAGTATGCTGCTTTTGCAGGAAATGAG GAGTGGAATGAGTTGGATAAGGCTGTTCAGTCTGGTCCTATTTCTGGCTTTGGGAAGAAGCTCAATTCAATCCTTGACACTTGTCTATCAGA GTATGATGCAGAGGCTACGTATTTTGATGAAGGTGTTAGAACTGGGAAGCGCAAGCAGCTTGAAGAAAAATTGCTGCAA CTTGTACAACCTGCGTTCCAAGCTTTGCTGGGAATTATAAGATCTGGTACTCTGGATAAGTTCAAGGAAGCATTTGATAAGGCTTTGAGTGGTGGGGAGGGATTTTCAGCGGCCGCTCATAATTGCTCCGAGTCCTTTATGGCTCGGTTTGACAAAGGATGTTCAG ATGCTGCTATCACACTAGCAAACTGGGACACATCTAAAGTAAGGGATAAGCTTAAACGTGATATAGAAGCCCATATTGCTTCAGTTCATGCTGCTAAGCTATCTGAACTTACTTCACTTTATGAG GGAAAGTTGAAGGATGCATTGTCAGCACCAGCAGAAGCTCTTCTAGATGGTGCTAATAGTGAGACCTGGCCCTCGATAAGAAAAATTTTCCGGCATGAGACAGAATCAGCTGTCTCCGGGCTCTCTAGTGCACTTTCCGGTTTTGATATGGATGAACAAGCTAAGGGCCAAATACTTGCAAATCTAGAGGCATATGCAAGAGGTGTGGTAGAAGCGAAAACAAAGGAAGAGGCTGGAAGGGTTTTGATTCGTATGAAGGACAG GTTTACGACATTATTTAGCCATGATTCTGATTCAATGCCGCGTGTGTGGACTGGGAAGGAGGATATTAGAGCAATTACCAAAACCGCTCGTTCTGCT TCTTTAAAATTGCTTTCTGTTATGGCCGCAATCCGTTTGGATGACGATGACGTTGATAATATTGAGAATACTTTGTCCCTTGCCTTGGTGGATTCCACAAATGCTGCTGTTAAAGATAGGAGTATCACAGCAGCTGATCCACTGGCTTCAAGCACTTGGCAAGAG ATTTCAGCATCAAAAACATTGATCACACCTGTCCAGTGCAAATCTTTGTGGAGGCAATTCAAAGCAGAGACCGAGTACAGTGTTTCTCAGGCTATTTCTGCACAG GAAGCTAACAAGCGTAATAACAACTGGCTGCCACCTCCATGGGCAATTGTTGCCTTGATAATCCtgggattcaatgaatttatgaCACTTTTAAG CTTCCTGGGCTTCTATGCTTGTCGACCAAGTTGGTTCCAACTATCATGA
- the LOC126612630 gene encoding protein ROOT HAIR DEFECTIVE 3-like isoform X1: MAKSEECCSTQLIDGDGTFNVSGIDRFIKEAKLPECGLSYAVVSIMGPQSSGKSTLLNHLFATNFREMDAFRGRSQTTKGIWAAKCAGIEPCTLVMDLEGTDGRERGEDDTAFEKQSALFALAVSDIVLINMWCHDIGREQAANKPLLKTVFQVMMRLFSPRKTTLMFVIRDKTRTPLENLEPVLREDIQKIWDSVPKPEAHRETPLSEFFNVEVVALSSYEEKEEQFKEQVASLRQRFYHSIAPGGLAGDRRGVVPASGFSFSAQQIWKVIKENKDLDLPAHKVMVATVRCEEIANEKYAAFAGNEEWNELDKAVQSGPISGFGKKLNSILDTCLSEYDAEATYFDEGVRTGKRKQLEEKLLQLVQPAFQALLGIIRSGTLDKFKEAFDKALSGGEGFSAAAHNCSESFMARFDKGCSDAAITLANWDTSKVRDKLKRDIEAHIASVHAAKLSELTSLYEGKLKDALSAPAEALLDGANSETWPSIRKIFRHETESAVSGLSSALSGFDMDEQAKGQILANLEAYARGVVEAKTKEEAGRVLIRMKDRFTTLFSHDSDSMPRVWTGKEDIRAITKTARSASLKLLSVMAAIRLDDDDVDNIENTLSLALVDSTNAAVKDRSITAADPLASSTWQEISASKTLITPVQCKSLWRQFKAETEYSVSQAISAQEANKRNNNWLPPPWAIVALIILGFNEFMTLLRNPLYLCVIFVGFLLVKALWVQLDIAGEFRNGALPGLLCLSTKLVPTIMNMMKRLAEEGAKPAANDPPRNPALASTGYRNEGNSSGEMSSEVTESECSSPSKHN, encoded by the exons ATGG CAAAAAGTGAGGAGTGCTGTTCTACTCAGCTTATCGATGGGGATGGTACATTCAATGTCAGCGGAATTGACCGGTTTATCAAGGAGGCAAAATTGCCTGAATGCGGGCTTTCTTATGCGGTTGTCTCCATTATGGGCCCACAAAGTAGTG GAAAGAGCACATTGTTAAATCATTTATTTGCTACCAACTTTCGCGAGATGGATGCTTTTAGAGGAAG gTCACAAACAACTAAAGGTATTTGGGCTGCAAAATGCGCTGGCATTGAGCCTTGCACTCTTGTAATGGATTTAGAGGGTACCGATGGAAGAGAACGAGGAGAG GATGATACTGCATTCGAGAAGCAGAGTGCCCTCTTTGCTCTTGCTGTTTCAGATATAGTGCTCATAAACAT GTGGTGCCATGATATTGGCCGTGAGCAAGCTGCAAACAAGCCTCTCCTGAAGACTGTGTTCCAA GTGATGATGCGATTATTTAGTCCACGTAAAACAACTCTGATGTTTGTCATCCGTGATAAAACAAGG ACACCATTGGAAAATTTAGAACCTGTTCTTAGAGAAGACATTCAGAAG ATATGGGACTCTGTTCCTAAGCCTGAAGCCCACAGGGAAACTCCACTAAGTGAATTTTTTAAT GTTGAGGTTGTTGCTCTTTCAAgttatgaagaaaaagaagagcaaTTTAAGGAGCAG GTTGCTAGCTTGAGACAGAGATTTTATCATTCTATTGCACCCGGTGGTCTTGCTGGAGACCGACGGGGGGTAGTTCCTGCGTCAGGGTTTTCGTTTAGTGCACAACAGATATGGAAAGTcatcaaagaaaacaaagatCTTGATCTTCCAGCCCACAAG GTCATGGTGGCTACTGTACGTTGTGAAGAAATTGCAAATGAGAAGTATGCTGCTTTTGCAGGAAATGAG GAGTGGAATGAGTTGGATAAGGCTGTTCAGTCTGGTCCTATTTCTGGCTTTGGGAAGAAGCTCAATTCAATCCTTGACACTTGTCTATCAGA GTATGATGCAGAGGCTACGTATTTTGATGAAGGTGTTAGAACTGGGAAGCGCAAGCAGCTTGAAGAAAAATTGCTGCAA CTTGTACAACCTGCGTTCCAAGCTTTGCTGGGAATTATAAGATCTGGTACTCTGGATAAGTTCAAGGAAGCATTTGATAAGGCTTTGAGTGGTGGGGAGGGATTTTCAGCGGCCGCTCATAATTGCTCCGAGTCCTTTATGGCTCGGTTTGACAAAGGATGTTCAG ATGCTGCTATCACACTAGCAAACTGGGACACATCTAAAGTAAGGGATAAGCTTAAACGTGATATAGAAGCCCATATTGCTTCAGTTCATGCTGCTAAGCTATCTGAACTTACTTCACTTTATGAG GGAAAGTTGAAGGATGCATTGTCAGCACCAGCAGAAGCTCTTCTAGATGGTGCTAATAGTGAGACCTGGCCCTCGATAAGAAAAATTTTCCGGCATGAGACAGAATCAGCTGTCTCCGGGCTCTCTAGTGCACTTTCCGGTTTTGATATGGATGAACAAGCTAAGGGCCAAATACTTGCAAATCTAGAGGCATATGCAAGAGGTGTGGTAGAAGCGAAAACAAAGGAAGAGGCTGGAAGGGTTTTGATTCGTATGAAGGACAG GTTTACGACATTATTTAGCCATGATTCTGATTCAATGCCGCGTGTGTGGACTGGGAAGGAGGATATTAGAGCAATTACCAAAACCGCTCGTTCTGCT TCTTTAAAATTGCTTTCTGTTATGGCCGCAATCCGTTTGGATGACGATGACGTTGATAATATTGAGAATACTTTGTCCCTTGCCTTGGTGGATTCCACAAATGCTGCTGTTAAAGATAGGAGTATCACAGCAGCTGATCCACTGGCTTCAAGCACTTGGCAAGAG ATTTCAGCATCAAAAACATTGATCACACCTGTCCAGTGCAAATCTTTGTGGAGGCAATTCAAAGCAGAGACCGAGTACAGTGTTTCTCAGGCTATTTCTGCACAG GAAGCTAACAAGCGTAATAACAACTGGCTGCCACCTCCATGGGCAATTGTTGCCTTGATAATCCtgggattcaatgaatttatgaCACTTTTAAG AAATCCTTTGTATCTGTGCGTCATCTTTGTGGGATTTTTACTCGTTAAAGCCCTATGGGTGCAGCTAGACATTGCGGGTGAATTCCGCAATGGTGCT CTTCCTGGGCTTCTATGCTTGTCGACCAAGTTGGTTCCAACTATCATGAACATGATGAAAAGACTAGCAGAAGAAGGGGCAAAGCCTGCAGCTAATGATCCTCCGAGGAACCCTGCACTAGCATCAACAGGCTATAGGAATGAAGGGAATTCTAGCGGTGAAATGTCATCGGAAGTGACAGAATCTGAATGCTCCAGCCCCTCAAAACATAACTAG